One part of the Olleya sp. YS genome encodes these proteins:
- a CDS encoding glycosyltransferase: MSLELPKFSVSMSVYKNDNPDHFYQAIQSLVNQTIVPNEIIIVVDGPIPETTNQILEKFKAENDNVVVHRLDKNMGHGYARNIGLQNSTYDYIALMDSDDVCLENRFELQLKFFKSNADVSILGGTIEEFSDDALTTISKRKLPLLDSDLKQYMKYRCPFNQMSVMFKKTHVLDAGGYKDWFCNEDYYLWIRMALKNYKFHNLEETLLKVRTNEDFYKRRGGLKYFKSEAKIQKLMLTKDIISLPTYLYNVSIRFVVQVLMTDGLRKYFFKTFTRTK, translated from the coding sequence ATGAGCTTAGAGTTACCTAAATTTTCTGTTTCAATGTCTGTATATAAAAATGATAATCCTGATCATTTTTATCAAGCCATTCAAAGTCTAGTTAATCAAACTATAGTTCCTAATGAGATAATCATTGTTGTTGATGGGCCAATACCAGAAACAACTAACCAAATTTTGGAAAAGTTTAAAGCAGAAAATGACAATGTAGTTGTGCATAGACTAGACAAAAACATGGGTCATGGATATGCAAGAAATATAGGTTTACAAAATAGTACTTATGATTATATTGCATTAATGGACAGTGACGATGTATGTTTAGAAAACAGGTTTGAATTACAACTTAAATTTTTCAAATCTAATGCTGATGTTAGTATTTTGGGAGGAACAATAGAAGAGTTTTCTGATGATGCCTTAACAACAATATCAAAAAGAAAACTACCACTTTTAGACTCAGATTTAAAACAATACATGAAGTATAGATGTCCATTTAACCAAATGAGTGTAATGTTTAAAAAAACTCATGTGCTTGATGCTGGAGGCTACAAAGATTGGTTTTGTAACGAGGATTATTACTTATGGATACGTATGGCTTTAAAAAACTATAAGTTTCATAATCTAGAAGAAACACTTTTAAAGGTTAGAACTAACGAAGATTTTTATAAGCGACGTGGTGGACTTAAATACTTTAAAAGTGAAGCTAAAATTCAGAAACTTATGTTAACTAAAGATATTATATCTTTGCCAACATATTTATACAACGTAAGTATAAGATTTGTTGTACAAGTTTTAATGACAGACGGTTTAAGAAAATACTTTTTTAAAACCTTCACAAGAACAAAATAA
- a CDS encoding O-antigen ligase family protein has product MRTYNLDFIKKIEQLPYLLLFLLSFFPILNIKILSILSLLFFSSSIFLNLKNIKVNYIKIGCKPLLVNCLFYLLLVVSILYSPLKSTGADFLIRQIGLLLMPIILIYAIKIPNRLIKYMTIVFIGSNILVVIYFIVKLNLIQDFINQPSAFFNTSYFIEISNSLDYKDWHATYIAINNLLACVFLANYITKPKAIQYKVLAVFLIGFFLVFSLILNSRIIFLLNLLIIPFFLFFKIKTVRFKVITLISMLLLFFLLFKVSNNNKLGRIFEHPVQYYVSNFSAKTVLGVRYQVQKCSVELISRSPLLGYGIGYEKSLLTDYCFEVKNFQNKYLKSYTSHNVYLSTMFSAGIFALLALLYMLFNNLVLGIKQRDLTYVSFLIIFILGFLTENYLIRLNGILLFAFLNSYFYQKNYIKN; this is encoded by the coding sequence ATGAGGACTTATAATCTTGATTTCATTAAAAAAATAGAACAGCTGCCTTACTTGCTATTATTTCTATTGTCCTTTTTTCCTATTTTAAACATCAAGATTTTATCAATTTTATCATTACTTTTTTTTTCATCATCAATATTTTTAAATCTTAAAAACATCAAAGTAAACTATATTAAGATAGGTTGTAAACCGTTATTAGTCAATTGTTTATTTTATTTGTTATTAGTGGTTTCTATTTTATATTCTCCGCTAAAGTCAACAGGAGCTGATTTTTTAATAAGACAAATAGGTCTGCTGTTAATGCCAATAATTTTAATCTACGCTATTAAAATTCCAAATAGGTTAATTAAGTACATGACAATTGTTTTTATTGGCTCTAATATATTAGTTGTTATATATTTTATTGTTAAACTTAATTTAATACAAGATTTTATAAATCAACCATCAGCTTTTTTTAACACCTCTTATTTTATTGAAATATCCAATAGTTTAGATTATAAAGATTGGCATGCAACTTACATTGCTATAAATAATTTATTGGCATGTGTGTTTTTGGCAAATTATATAACTAAGCCAAAAGCAATACAATACAAAGTACTAGCTGTTTTTTTAATAGGCTTTTTTTTAGTTTTCTCTTTAATTCTTAATTCAAGAATAATTTTTTTATTAAATCTATTAATAATTCCGTTCTTTTTATTTTTTAAAATTAAAACAGTGAGATTTAAAGTAATTACATTAATATCAATGCTATTATTGTTTTTTCTTCTTTTTAAAGTATCAAACAACAACAAATTAGGACGCATTTTTGAACATCCAGTGCAATATTATGTAAGTAATTTTAGTGCCAAAACAGTTTTAGGTGTAAGGTATCAAGTACAAAAATGTAGTGTTGAGCTAATCTCGAGAAGCCCCTTATTAGGCTATGGTATTGGATATGAAAAAAGCCTGCTTACAGATTATTGTTTTGAGGTTAAAAATTTTCAAAACAAATACTTAAAATCTTATACATCTCATAACGTTTACTTATCTACAATGTTTTCTGCTGGTATATTTGCACTTTTGGCCTTATTGTATATGCTTTTTAATAACTTAGTTTTAGGCATTAAGCAAAGAGATTTAACGTATGTGTCATTTCTCATCATTTTTATATTAGGTTTTCTAACAGAGAATTATCTTATTAGATTAAATGGGATCTTATTATTTGCTTTTTTAAATAGTTACTTTTACCAAAAAAATTATATCAAAAATTGA
- a CDS encoding LicD family protein yields MTDEELKAIHSKLLVLANYFDKFCKENNIEYYLMGGTALGAMRHKGFIPWDDDYDTFMDYKNYTKFKALVKEKLDTNLYYFQEEDTKEFPLFFSKIRMNGTTYIEKDSVGRDMHHGLFIDIMCLNNTFENKNLRYLQYLAARIVNAKALGEKGYLTDSRTKKIAISLAKVCIRGPIKKGLLNFIRSLNKKETKYLGHFFGRAPFKRTSFKRSLIGQGKHVKFETLSLPVFSNVENYLSIRYGKKYMELPSQEVKDQYPSHAFIVDLENSYKQHMPK; encoded by the coding sequence ATGACTGATGAAGAGCTTAAAGCAATACACTCTAAACTACTGGTTTTAGCTAATTACTTTGACAAATTTTGTAAAGAAAACAATATTGAGTATTATCTTATGGGTGGTACTGCTCTTGGCGCTATGAGACATAAAGGGTTTATCCCTTGGGATGATGATTATGACACCTTTATGGATTACAAAAACTACACAAAATTTAAAGCTTTAGTAAAGGAAAAATTAGATACAAATCTTTATTATTTTCAAGAAGAAGACACAAAAGAGTTTCCGTTGTTTTTTAGTAAAATTAGAATGAATGGCACTACTTATATCGAAAAAGATTCTGTAGGCAGAGACATGCACCATGGATTATTTATAGATATCATGTGTTTAAATAATACTTTTGAAAATAAGAACTTAAGATATCTGCAATATTTAGCCGCAAGAATAGTTAATGCTAAAGCATTAGGAGAGAAAGGCTATTTAACAGATAGTAGAACAAAAAAAATAGCTATATCTTTAGCTAAAGTATGTATACGAGGTCCTATTAAAAAAGGTTTACTTAATTTTATAAGAAGCTTAAATAAAAAAGAGACTAAGTACTTGGGACATTTTTTTGGAAGAGCACCATTTAAACGTACGTCTTTTAAACGAAGCTTAATAGGTCAAGGTAAGCACGTAAAGTTTGAAACATTATCATTACCTGTTTTTTCAAACGTGGAAAACTATTTATCAATTAGATATGGTAAAAAGTACATGGAATTACCATCTCAAGAGGTCAAAGACCAGTATCCTTCTCATGCATTTATTGTAGATTTAGAAAACTCTTATAAACAACACATGCCAAAGTAA
- a CDS encoding metallophosphoesterase, with protein MKIGIYSDIHDHISNLEKTLQYFKNHNIEHTFFCGDFCSPIPAKVIGNSGILTYCVFGNGDADRFTIQHLAFNKYNNLKLNSEYAVIELNSKKIAMTHYPFYANALAKSGDYDLVLCGHTHESNIELINQTWLINPGEVMGWKGDASFAVYDFKTNAVNLVKINDLP; from the coding sequence ATGAAAATTGGAATTTACTCAGATATACATGATCATATTTCTAATTTAGAAAAGACGCTTCAATATTTTAAAAACCATAATATTGAACACACCTTTTTTTGCGGAGACTTTTGCTCTCCAATTCCTGCAAAAGTTATAGGAAACAGTGGAATATTAACGTATTGCGTATTTGGTAATGGAGATGCAGACCGATTTACAATTCAACACCTAGCATTTAATAAATATAATAATCTTAAATTAAATAGTGAATATGCTGTTATAGAATTAAATAGTAAAAAGATAGCAATGACACACTATCCATTTTATGCAAACGCATTGGCTAAATCTGGAGATTATGACTTGGTTCTATGCGGACACACACACGAATCTAATATTGAACTAATAAACCAAACATGGTTGATTAACCCTGGAGAAGTAATGGGATGGAAAGGCGATGCTTCATTTGCTGTTTACGACTTTAAAACCAATGCAGTAAATTTGGTTAAAATTAATGATCTACCTTAA
- a CDS encoding adenylyltransferase/cytidyltransferase family protein has product MKKEIVGYTSGVFDMFHVGHLNILKQAKKHCDYLIVAVSPDELVFSYKGKKPIMSLEDRMAIIEAIKYVDKVVIQHDRDKIKAYHNYKFDIMFVGDDWKGNPLFEEVEKELIKHGSKIQFFSYTNKVSSTKLRSILKDEIK; this is encoded by the coding sequence TTGAAAAAAGAAATTGTAGGATACACATCAGGAGTTTTTGACATGTTCCATGTTGGACATTTAAACATCTTAAAACAAGCTAAAAAACATTGTGACTATTTAATAGTTGCTGTTAGCCCTGACGAGCTAGTTTTTTCATACAAAGGAAAAAAGCCAATTATGTCCTTAGAAGATAGAATGGCCATCATAGAAGCTATCAAGTATGTAGATAAAGTTGTTATCCAACACGATAGAGATAAAATAAAAGCCTACCATAATTATAAGTTTGATATTATGTTTGTTGGCGACGATTGGAAAGGAAACCCGCTTTTTGAGGAGGTTGAAAAAGAGCTTATAAAACATGGTAGTAAGATTCAATTTTTCTCTTACACTAATAAAGTATCTTCTACCAAACTTAGATCAATTTTAAAGGACGAAATTAAATAG
- a CDS encoding sugar transferase, giving the protein MKKSDKFIKRLFDIIVSTIGLILVGWIIIIAAIIARFDTKLSGFFKQKRVGQHGKIFKVFKLRSMKNVEGVNTTVSTIKDPRITKIGNFWRRSKIDELPQLINVFLGDMSLVGPRPDVQGFADQLQGDDRIILTIKPGITGPASIFFKDEENLLANQENPEIYNREVIWPKKVEINKAYIHNYSFFKDIKYIIKTFI; this is encoded by the coding sequence TTGAAAAAATCTGATAAATTTATTAAGCGATTATTTGACATTATAGTATCTACTATTGGTTTAATATTGGTTGGTTGGATTATAATAATTGCAGCTATCATTGCTAGATTTGACACTAAGTTAAGTGGTTTTTTTAAACAAAAAAGAGTGGGTCAACATGGTAAAATATTCAAGGTCTTCAAATTAAGAAGTATGAAAAACGTTGAAGGTGTAAATACCACAGTGTCCACTATAAAAGACCCTAGAATAACAAAAATTGGTAATTTTTGGAGAAGATCAAAAATAGACGAGCTTCCTCAATTAATCAATGTGTTTTTGGGCGATATGAGTTTAGTTGGTCCTAGACCAGACGTACAAGGGTTTGCAGATCAACTACAAGGCGATGATAGAATTATATTAACCATAAAACCAGGTATTACTGGACCAGCATCAATTTTTTTTAAGGATGAAGAAAACCTTTTGGCAAACCAAGAGAACCCAGAAATCTATAACAGAGAAGTAATATGGCCTAAAAAGGTTGAAATTAATAAAGCATATATACATAACTATAGCTTTTTCAAGGACATTAAATATATTATTAAAACATTTATTTAA